Proteins from a single region of Haloterrigena alkaliphila:
- a CDS encoding group I intron-associated PD-(D/E)XK endonuclease encodes MLDRTTCYENLEQPQKRGRATEAIIRAAFAVHDIPVLLPTHDEPYDLVAEVGGRFHRIRCETAYRKSAGTVAFETASVRPPDNWDGPEGQTGRAEYFAVYDPVNDNRYLIPVSDAATGTMEIRFRGPKNGQRAGIDWAEEYLLEERLEALRWPPS; translated from the coding sequence ATGCTCGATCGAACGACCTGCTACGAGAACCTCGAGCAGCCACAGAAACGCGGCCGAGCGACCGAAGCGATCATTCGGGCGGCGTTTGCGGTGCACGATATTCCCGTGTTGCTACCGACCCACGACGAGCCGTACGATCTGGTCGCGGAGGTCGGCGGACGGTTCCACCGAATCCGGTGTGAGACGGCCTATCGAAAGAGCGCGGGGACGGTCGCGTTCGAGACGGCCAGTGTACGGCCACCGGACAACTGGGACGGCCCGGAGGGCCAGACCGGCCGCGCGGAGTACTTCGCCGTCTACGATCCGGTCAACGACAACCGGTACCTGATCCCCGTCTCCGACGCTGCGACGGGAACGATGGAGATCCGATTCCGAGGACCGAAGAACGGCCAGCGAGCCGGGATCGACTGGGCCGAGGAGTACCTGCTCGAGGAGCGACTCGAGGCGCTACGGTGGCCGCCGTCGTAA
- a CDS encoding DUF4238 domain-containing protein: MPPKKSQHYVPRHYLAFFNDDDRTGYLPIYHLESGREFEERIAKLCTRNYFYEEGRKLEDAFTRIENAYLPVLRKIRKTESLDGLSQMDLRHLGGFILFQRARTRGMRIALEEIVQILGERIASGELERDIPDESVELLRTSPEKFSRRLHMRKLFEAFSWYPLLKGLEPLLVVNESPSEFIASDHPIVLDNPYFRNEPAYAIGRWESCGLQVFCPLGPDLLLLLYDPECYQLREEGNRITVSDSAVVERINNLQLIHCLDLVCYRTPGRREEFQRRQNTLSEYTGYPVYYIDEFDGDDLFSNDEKPLEMPCNHISEYSPRLPFFNHRIGVDLRPGRHLDTPFILDSTWSILDRLRD, from the coding sequence GTGCCTCCGAAGAAGTCCCAGCATTACGTCCCTCGTCACTACCTCGCCTTCTTTAACGACGATGATCGAACTGGATATTTACCGATCTATCACCTCGAGAGCGGTCGCGAATTTGAAGAGCGTATCGCGAAACTCTGCACTCGAAACTATTTCTATGAGGAGGGGCGCAAACTAGAGGACGCCTTCACTAGAATCGAGAACGCTTACTTACCGGTTCTTCGGAAAATACGTAAAACGGAATCGTTAGACGGTCTATCCCAAATGGATCTCCGTCATCTTGGCGGGTTTATCCTCTTTCAACGTGCCCGGACTCGGGGAATGCGGATTGCTCTCGAGGAAATCGTTCAAATACTTGGTGAACGAATCGCGAGCGGTGAGCTGGAAAGAGACATTCCAGACGAATCGGTTGAGTTACTGCGGACAAGCCCGGAGAAGTTCAGCCGCCGCCTCCATATGCGAAAGCTCTTCGAAGCGTTCTCCTGGTATCCGTTGCTCAAGGGACTCGAGCCGTTATTGGTGGTCAATGAATCTCCGTCTGAGTTCATCGCGAGCGATCACCCGATCGTCCTCGACAATCCCTACTTCCGAAACGAGCCAGCGTACGCCATCGGTCGTTGGGAGAGCTGCGGGTTGCAAGTATTCTGTCCACTCGGTCCCGATCTTCTACTACTTCTATACGATCCGGAATGCTATCAACTTCGAGAAGAAGGAAATCGAATTACGGTGTCTGATTCCGCTGTCGTCGAACGAATTAATAACTTACAACTGATTCATTGTCTCGACTTAGTTTGTTACCGTACGCCTGGTCGGCGTGAGGAGTTCCAACGACGACAGAACACGCTATCCGAGTATACCGGGTATCCTGTATACTACATTGACGAATTCGATGGTGACGACTTATTCAGCAACGACGAGAAGCCCCTTGAGATGCCCTGTAACCATATTTCTGAGTATTCACCTCGGCTACCGTTTTTCAATCATCGAATTGGTGTTGATCTCAGGCCGGGGCGACACCTCGACACTCCGTTTATTCTGGACTCAACATGGTCAATATTGGATCGGTTGCGCGATTAA
- a CDS encoding DEAD/DEAH box helicase, which yields MDGYDLVDIEVTHEDADAFADSTVDPEAGENHLLTIQALRLQAGQPDNEMRSLRELEEESVKMLEHQVDAAYRALFEMDGKALLADEVGLGKTIEVGMILKEMHYRDTDDSVLVLTPAQLAKQWQAELLEKFGLDFVCNYDDEFDGFDAHDYVIASIDTAKSDRHRDDVLARDWDVLVLDEAHYVKNEETDRYDLIDNLSYHYAFFLTATPIQNELTDLYNIISLLRPGLFGTRDAFHHYFINSDQETLVNRNELQTRLNKVMIRNRRADTDIDFTERKIDTRTFDPTPKERELYDAVSEYVRGAYSKDQGQKLVLMLLQKEVVSSPAALRGTIEMRLEDQSELAQESELESILDLIDSIDAVTKQERLLDIVEEAREHVEMGRVIVFTQFRATQRQILDKLATEGYTVHAFHGGHSSQEKEDIVKNFEEEGGVLVSTDAMNEGRNLQFCNIMVNYDLPWNPMKVEQRIGRIHRIGQKREIYVFNMALKDTIEEYVLDRLFHKIDLFQQSVGELSTILTRLEESGTNFEDEIFERLVSADSEVDLENDFDAMAVDLQEQRELADKLEEFNTGVFEGFDLGASDD from the coding sequence ATGGACGGATACGACCTCGTCGACATCGAGGTCACGCACGAAGACGCCGATGCGTTCGCCGATTCGACGGTAGATCCCGAAGCGGGCGAGAATCATCTTCTGACGATCCAGGCCCTTCGACTTCAGGCTGGCCAGCCGGACAACGAAATGCGGTCTCTGAGGGAACTCGAGGAAGAGTCCGTCAAGATGCTCGAGCATCAGGTGGACGCAGCCTACCGAGCGCTCTTTGAGATGGACGGAAAGGCGCTCCTCGCGGATGAAGTCGGCCTCGGAAAGACGATCGAGGTTGGGATGATCCTCAAGGAGATGCATTATCGGGATACCGACGACTCGGTACTCGTATTGACACCGGCGCAGTTGGCGAAGCAATGGCAGGCCGAACTCCTCGAGAAATTCGGTCTCGACTTCGTGTGCAACTACGACGACGAATTCGACGGGTTCGACGCACACGATTACGTTATCGCAAGCATCGACACGGCGAAAAGCGACCGCCATCGCGACGATGTCCTCGCTCGAGATTGGGACGTACTGGTGCTCGACGAAGCACATTACGTCAAAAACGAGGAAACGGACCGATACGATCTGATCGATAATCTCTCCTATCACTACGCGTTTTTCCTGACCGCGACGCCGATTCAGAACGAACTAACCGATCTCTACAACATTATCTCGCTCCTTCGTCCTGGGCTGTTCGGAACGCGAGACGCGTTTCACCACTATTTCATCAATAGCGATCAGGAAACCCTCGTGAACCGGAACGAACTTCAGACTCGGCTCAACAAGGTGATGATTCGAAACAGACGAGCCGACACGGATATCGACTTCACCGAGCGGAAAATAGACACGCGCACGTTTGATCCCACTCCGAAAGAGCGGGAACTCTACGACGCCGTATCGGAGTACGTTCGTGGGGCCTACAGCAAAGATCAGGGTCAGAAGCTCGTCCTCATGCTTCTCCAGAAAGAGGTCGTTAGCAGTCCTGCGGCCCTCCGTGGAACGATCGAAATGCGCTTGGAGGATCAATCCGAGCTCGCACAAGAGAGCGAACTCGAATCGATACTCGATTTGATCGATAGCATCGACGCGGTCACGAAGCAAGAACGACTTCTCGATATCGTCGAAGAAGCCCGTGAACACGTCGAGATGGGGCGCGTTATCGTATTTACCCAGTTTAGAGCGACGCAGCGACAAATCCTCGACAAACTTGCGACCGAAGGATACACCGTTCACGCGTTTCACGGCGGGCACTCGAGTCAAGAGAAAGAGGACATCGTGAAAAACTTCGAAGAAGAGGGTGGAGTGTTAGTTTCTACGGACGCGATGAACGAAGGACGCAATCTCCAGTTCTGTAATATTATGGTCAACTACGATCTCCCGTGGAATCCGATGAAAGTCGAACAACGAATCGGACGAATCCATCGGATCGGACAAAAGCGAGAGATATACGTGTTCAACATGGCGCTCAAGGACACCATCGAGGAGTACGTTCTCGATCGTCTCTTCCATAAGATCGACCTATTCCAACAGAGCGTCGGCGAACTGAGCACCATCCTCACTCGCCTGGAGGAATCCGGTACTAACTTCGAAGACGAAATCTTCGAACGGTTGGTCTCCGCCGATTCGGAAGTTGACTTAGAGAACGATTTCGACGCGATGGCCGTGGATTTGCAGGAGCAGCGTGAACTGGCGGATAAACTCGAGGAGTTCAACACTGGTGTCTTCGAGGGCTTCGATCTGGGGGCGAGCGATGACTGA
- a CDS encoding DUF499 domain-containing protein — MAESETLSRTLEDTVTLSRELREEGQIDGQVKLYNVDDEDEFESDADLFFERTMMTNGLREALTILRDALTGEDPRGTHILYGPYGSGKSHQMVALYHCFNDPDSAGSWADGIDGFADSLPDTAAPITVAMQNEQYEHLWEPFFEGLDYDPGTYESGGYPDMQTIQDAVGDETVAFFVDELEDWFDTLSGDRRSANQGFLQALLESTALSDLELYTIVSVLREGSEVHNILNREQAVEVNMNNQVDKREVLRHRLIDSVDEAAAREIVNGYFDAYEQGDHVDIPDGLLSEMHDLYPFHPVLLDALETRYYADEGNQNTRGMIYLFSKVLLEMRDQTDLITHGDIDAIEFENELAKINYERLNAATGDIKNRVDEAEVPHGRRVLNTILLYSLKPSEGEGADVSEIVMGAYHTGDLISDVVLNLERLHGVAWHLHKLNGKYAIRDRQNPNALIRNAAVDVSERSAKAEIADIIEGIFGSNTYPVGFRTDDIREIPDGRDVKVVVKDSRWTQDEVKRVITNDGRGREWRNTFVFVQPSGEKAIESGTRYIDKARYIEGARQVLADESLEGEIRESIREMKSQEENELREELQLLYGEVLDGDDLLNEFDLVAPMDLDVFVVEGDELSASNIADSASADPYDLQTEVWPIVEDLLERRGEISIEDVYEQFLRDPERPIPGSSNDVLNATVKALEDKPVLARDSSGFRDELTGSSLDTVLVHRDGIDIWDVDEVEQDLRQRFGSGTTAIDIGDLELELLENNDIWIDGDSRDIVMRAIGRLSQDDQYVIVRGNEILDRGQPDATLRYVGDATVISASEISERIDAHVEKHGYANLETIVGEIRADESVFLPPDETESETLEAVNDFLVDDYVLEAGGRYLESLGDRDPTRVKLVPTVSERIEGKILEYIEGREPGDQFTVGKVADRFDESVTEDSVKTFLLQHLGRDDDPEYVVGPTGSEKATDWVNGYPFRIPESGGWRFEYNGDDVVELRRKWRNNHQDGAVDYGDVTFMLPDKEGVPGAVQGTVDVERTQVNLTLNSGQEYTKVQDLFELMPDEASSLKIEISFE; from the coding sequence ATGGCTGAAAGTGAGACACTATCCCGAACGCTCGAAGATACGGTTACGCTGAGCCGCGAGCTACGGGAAGAGGGGCAGATCGACGGGCAGGTCAAACTGTACAACGTCGACGACGAGGACGAGTTCGAATCCGACGCCGATCTCTTTTTCGAGCGCACGATGATGACCAACGGTCTTCGGGAAGCGCTCACGATTCTCCGCGATGCGCTCACTGGCGAGGACCCTCGAGGAACGCACATCCTCTACGGGCCGTACGGCAGCGGGAAGTCCCACCAGATGGTCGCGCTCTATCACTGTTTCAACGATCCGGATTCTGCAGGTTCGTGGGCGGACGGAATCGATGGCTTCGCGGACTCGCTACCAGATACAGCAGCCCCGATCACCGTCGCGATGCAGAACGAGCAGTACGAGCACCTCTGGGAACCGTTTTTCGAGGGCCTCGATTACGATCCGGGGACCTACGAATCCGGCGGCTATCCCGATATGCAGACCATTCAGGACGCCGTCGGCGATGAGACGGTCGCGTTCTTCGTCGACGAACTCGAGGACTGGTTCGATACGCTCAGCGGAGATCGAAGGAGCGCGAATCAGGGATTCTTGCAGGCGCTACTGGAGTCGACCGCGCTCTCCGATCTCGAACTCTATACGATCGTCTCCGTTCTGCGCGAGGGATCCGAGGTCCACAACATCTTGAACCGCGAACAGGCGGTCGAAGTCAACATGAACAATCAGGTGGACAAGCGCGAAGTGCTTCGCCACCGCCTGATCGACTCGGTTGACGAAGCTGCTGCAAGAGAGATCGTCAACGGGTACTTCGACGCGTACGAGCAGGGCGATCACGTCGACATTCCCGACGGGTTGCTCTCCGAAATGCACGACCTCTATCCGTTCCATCCCGTGCTGCTCGATGCCCTCGAGACGCGCTACTACGCCGACGAGGGTAATCAGAACACGCGCGGGATGATCTACCTCTTCTCGAAGGTTTTGCTCGAGATGCGCGATCAAACCGATCTCATCACGCACGGAGATATCGACGCGATCGAGTTCGAAAACGAGTTAGCGAAGATCAATTACGAGCGGTTGAACGCTGCAACCGGCGACATCAAGAACCGCGTCGACGAGGCCGAAGTTCCGCACGGTCGCCGAGTGCTGAATACGATCCTCCTCTACTCACTCAAGCCGAGCGAAGGTGAAGGTGCGGACGTGTCCGAGATCGTCATGGGTGCGTACCACACGGGTGATCTCATCTCCGACGTGGTACTCAACCTCGAGCGGCTCCACGGCGTCGCCTGGCACCTCCACAAACTCAACGGAAAGTACGCGATCCGCGACCGACAGAATCCAAACGCGCTCATCAGGAACGCGGCCGTCGACGTCTCAGAGCGGTCGGCAAAAGCCGAGATCGCGGACATCATCGAAGGGATCTTCGGCTCGAATACCTACCCGGTCGGGTTTCGGACAGACGACATTCGCGAAATTCCCGACGGCCGCGACGTGAAAGTCGTCGTCAAGGATAGCCGGTGGACGCAGGACGAGGTCAAGCGCGTCATCACGAACGACGGCCGAGGGCGAGAGTGGCGAAACACGTTCGTCTTCGTGCAGCCGTCCGGTGAGAAAGCGATCGAGTCGGGGACGCGATACATCGACAAAGCCCGATACATCGAAGGAGCGCGGCAAGTACTCGCGGACGAGTCGTTAGAAGGCGAGATTCGCGAATCGATCCGCGAGATGAAGTCCCAGGAGGAGAACGAACTCCGAGAAGAGTTGCAGCTCCTCTACGGCGAGGTACTCGACGGCGACGATCTACTGAACGAGTTCGATCTCGTCGCCCCGATGGACCTCGACGTATTCGTGGTCGAGGGGGACGAGTTGAGCGCTTCGAACATCGCGGACTCGGCTTCGGCGGATCCGTACGACCTCCAGACGGAGGTCTGGCCGATCGTCGAAGACCTACTCGAGCGAAGGGGCGAAATTTCGATCGAGGACGTGTACGAACAGTTCCTTCGCGATCCCGAGCGCCCGATCCCGGGAAGCTCCAACGACGTACTGAACGCGACCGTGAAAGCGCTCGAAGACAAGCCGGTGCTCGCTCGGGACTCGAGCGGATTCCGCGACGAACTCACGGGGAGTTCGCTCGACACGGTCCTCGTCCACAGGGACGGAATCGATATCTGGGACGTCGACGAGGTCGAGCAAGATCTCAGACAGCGTTTCGGAAGCGGAACGACAGCGATCGATATCGGCGACCTCGAACTGGAGTTACTCGAGAACAACGACATTTGGATCGACGGCGATAGTCGCGATATCGTGATGCGGGCGATCGGTCGGTTGAGCCAGGACGATCAGTACGTCATCGTTCGCGGGAACGAAATCCTCGACAGGGGACAACCCGACGCGACCTTGCGCTACGTCGGCGACGCGACGGTGATCAGTGCGTCGGAAATCTCTGAGCGGATCGACGCACACGTCGAGAAACACGGCTACGCCAATCTCGAAACGATCGTCGGTGAAATACGCGCCGACGAATCGGTCTTCCTCCCCCCCGACGAGACCGAGTCCGAGACGCTCGAGGCGGTGAACGACTTCCTGGTCGACGACTACGTTCTCGAGGCCGGCGGGCGCTATCTCGAGTCGCTCGGCGACCGGGACCCGACGAGGGTCAAACTCGTTCCGACGGTTTCCGAGCGAATCGAGGGGAAGATTCTCGAGTACATCGAGGGTCGCGAGCCGGGCGACCAGTTTACGGTCGGGAAGGTCGCCGATCGGTTCGACGAGAGCGTGACCGAAGATTCGGTGAAGACATTCCTGCTTCAGCACCTGGGTCGCGACGACGACCCGGAGTACGTCGTCGGACCGACCGGCTCGGAGAAGGCGACGGACTGGGTGAACGGCTATCCGTTCCGCATCCCCGAGTCCGGCGGCTGGCGCTTCGAGTACAACGGCGACGACGTGGTGGAGCTGCGTCGCAAGTGGCGGAACAATCACCAGGACGGTGCGGTCGATTACGGCGACGTCACGTTCATGCTCCCGGACAAGGAGGGAGTTCCCGGAGCCGTTCAGGGAACCGTCGACGTCGAGCGGACGCAGGTGAACCTGACGCTGAACTCCGGACAGGAGTACACGAAGGTGCAGGATCTATTCGAACTGATGCCGGACGAAGCCTCGAGTCTGAAGATCGAGATCAGCTTCGAGTAA
- a CDS encoding DUF262 domain-containing protein produces the protein MGFQSTTIAKVVPKLNESIFVPAIQREFVWGPDQVKQLFDSILREYPIGSFLFWEVNGEQVEQQIKYRFVQNYVERSIVQSEFSDAHHHNPKLQDGFGLPNELTLVLDGQQRLTALYIGLTGTYIVKKPYFPNAERDSYERKRLYLNLLSDPNQVSNDELKMRYDFQFKAGNVEQSTENYWYWVGDILEAENLMDAMAIKDAPELEELPPEKESYLQNNIMALYNTIHNNDIINFYPEDTSDNERVLDIFLRTNEGGTQLSKSEILLSMATAQWTSDTSDPLDAREAITSFVDEINHTYSDADFGLGIDFVLKTLLVLSDISAEYRIANFTDENLAAIRRTWEEGDFEPAVRRALNFLVEVGIDGRSLTSDNAIIPLIYFFHANTNPDVQWTSIEGRQTRKRIYFWLTSALLNSAFTTRPDQVLDRSRKAIADAPADEFPLSQIHREMNSLGKVVGFDEEVVQGLLDSTSYTRQKIYLFLSLIYFPNTLNENIEYEVDHIFNRDRLDETDLRVDHGLDAETARRCEELKDRPGNLQLLGQDEHFDKGEKTIAEWLSERTDEYRERHLIPEDETLHTLEKFPDFVEQREQLIKEHIVDTFRNTSREGPEQSVSPPAE, from the coding sequence ATGGGGTTTCAATCGACTACGATCGCGAAGGTCGTCCCAAAGCTGAACGAGTCGATCTTCGTACCCGCGATCCAGCGGGAGTTCGTCTGGGGTCCGGACCAAGTAAAACAACTCTTCGACTCAATCCTCCGAGAGTATCCGATCGGTTCGTTCCTCTTTTGGGAGGTCAATGGAGAACAGGTTGAACAGCAGATTAAATACCGCTTCGTTCAGAACTACGTCGAACGCAGTATCGTCCAATCCGAATTCTCGGACGCCCACCATCACAACCCGAAGCTTCAAGACGGATTTGGGCTGCCCAACGAACTCACACTGGTTCTCGACGGACAACAGCGCCTAACAGCACTCTATATCGGTCTCACTGGAACGTACATCGTAAAGAAACCGTATTTCCCAAACGCAGAGCGCGACTCCTACGAGCGTAAGCGGCTCTATCTAAACTTACTCTCTGATCCCAACCAAGTGAGCAATGACGAGCTGAAAATGCGCTATGACTTCCAGTTCAAAGCCGGAAACGTCGAACAATCCACGGAGAACTATTGGTACTGGGTAGGGGACATCCTCGAGGCCGAAAATTTGATGGACGCAATGGCGATCAAGGACGCTCCTGAACTGGAGGAACTCCCGCCAGAGAAAGAGAGCTACCTTCAGAACAATATTATGGCTCTTTACAATACGATCCACAATAACGACATCATCAACTTCTATCCCGAGGACACCAGCGACAACGAACGTGTTCTAGATATTTTCTTGCGTACGAACGAGGGCGGGACGCAGCTGAGCAAATCCGAAATCCTCCTTTCGATGGCGACGGCACAATGGACGAGCGATACGAGCGATCCGCTCGACGCTCGAGAGGCGATCACCTCTTTCGTCGACGAGATTAATCACACGTACAGCGATGCTGATTTCGGACTCGGTATTGACTTCGTCCTAAAGACACTGCTAGTACTATCGGACATCTCCGCCGAGTACCGTATCGCTAATTTCACAGACGAAAACTTGGCAGCGATACGACGGACGTGGGAGGAGGGCGACTTCGAACCGGCCGTCCGCCGAGCCTTGAACTTCCTCGTTGAAGTGGGAATCGACGGCCGAAGCCTGACGAGTGACAATGCGATTATTCCGCTCATTTATTTCTTCCACGCGAACACCAATCCCGACGTTCAATGGACGTCGATCGAAGGCAGACAGACACGAAAACGGATCTACTTCTGGCTCACGTCCGCCCTATTGAATAGTGCGTTCACCACTCGACCTGACCAGGTCCTCGACCGATCTCGCAAAGCGATTGCCGATGCGCCAGCGGATGAGTTCCCGTTATCTCAGATTCACCGTGAGATGAACAGTCTCGGGAAAGTCGTTGGCTTCGATGAAGAAGTAGTTCAGGGACTTCTCGACAGTACGTCGTATACCCGACAGAAAATCTACCTCTTCCTGTCACTCATCTATTTCCCCAACACACTCAACGAAAATATCGAGTACGAGGTCGACCACATATTCAATCGAGACCGGTTAGACGAAACCGATCTCCGTGTTGACCATGGGTTAGACGCCGAGACTGCAAGGCGGTGTGAAGAACTCAAGGATCGTCCCGGAAACCTGCAACTGTTGGGTCAAGACGAGCATTTCGACAAGGGAGAAAAAACGATTGCAGAGTGGCTCTCTGAACGTACAGACGAGTATCGGGAACGGCATCTGATCCCGGAAGATGAAACGTTACACACGCTCGAAAAATTCCCGGATTTCGTCGAGCAGCGGGAACAACTGATTAAAGAACATATTGTAGACACATTCCGCAATACATCCCGCGAAGGACCCGAACAGTCTGTATCTCCTCCAGCAGAATAA
- a CDS encoding MogA/MoaB family molybdenum cofactor biosynthesis protein, which translates to MPTDRDDRRSTDDHGHDVIDPLYVGIVTVSSSRAQAAEEDPDDPGGDTIQECFEAEGHEVQERLLVRDDYSAIRTAVRGLVARRDVDVVLTTGGTGVTADDVSPEATSSLFERELPGFGELFRSLSWDEVGTRAMASRATAGIAVDTPVFCLPGSTSACETACEQLIVPEVPHLAGLATRHRAGTTDPTLEEYQE; encoded by the coding sequence ATGCCAACCGACAGGGACGACCGACGGAGCACGGACGATCACGGCCACGACGTCATCGACCCGCTCTACGTCGGGATCGTGACGGTCTCGAGTTCGCGCGCACAGGCCGCCGAGGAGGATCCCGACGATCCGGGCGGAGATACGATCCAGGAGTGCTTCGAGGCCGAGGGCCACGAGGTTCAGGAGCGGCTGCTGGTCCGGGACGACTACTCCGCGATCCGGACGGCGGTGCGCGGGCTGGTCGCACGGCGGGACGTCGACGTCGTGCTCACGACCGGGGGGACTGGGGTCACCGCGGACGACGTCTCGCCGGAGGCGACGTCGTCGCTGTTCGAGCGCGAACTGCCCGGATTCGGCGAACTGTTCCGGTCGCTCTCCTGGGACGAGGTCGGCACCCGCGCGATGGCCTCCCGCGCGACGGCGGGAATCGCCGTCGACACGCCGGTCTTCTGTCTCCCGGGGAGCACGAGCGCCTGCGAAACGGCCTGCGAGCAACTCATCGTCCCCGAGGTGCCCCACCTCGCGGGATTGGCGACCCGCCACCGCGCCGGGACGACCGATCCGACGCTCGAGGAGTATCAGGAGTAG